TTTTGTCTTCTTTTAAAGCTTGTTCAAGTTGTTCGTCGCCTTCGTACAGACTTTCTTGAGCTTGCTGATGTTCGGCGCGCAAAGGTTCAACATGAAGAGGTGGTGTTGCCACCGCAGGTTTTGGTGACAGCGATGGGGATGGAGAGGCTTGCTTCTGAGGTTGTGGCTCGGGCCTAGATTCCGCTTCAGATTCGGAAATGTCTTCGGTTTTAAGGGCACCGTAGTGTCTGAGCATATTTTCGATTTTTTGTTCAAATATATTTGCCGAGTCCTTCACTTTGGACAAAACTTTTTCTTTGGTCAAAAAAGGTTTGGTAGGCTCTTCGTCTTTTTTTTCTATTTTTGATGGTTTTGGAATTTGAAACCCTTGGGTCCAACGAGATGGCAACTCACCAGCTTGTGGAAGGGGCGGTTGCGATACCGAAGCGGAACCAGCATCTGTCTCTATGAGAGGAGAAACTGTGGGTTGAACTTGTGACTCTGTCAGTGGAGTAGAAAATTGAGGTGGTTGTACCGTTTGTGGGTACTTACTTGCTAAATCTTCTAAGATCGAAATTTTAGATTGGATGGAGGCTTCAATTTTTTTAAGTTTTGCTAGAGTTCCTTTTTTATGAAAGAACACCACCCAAAACATTAAACACGAAAATAAAACGAATGCTTCTAATAATAGTTCCACACCCTAATTTTATAACGATTGCAGAAACTTATGTAACCTCTCTACAGACCTAAGGATGGTTTTTTCATCCACAGCGAAGCTCAATCGCACATAATCGTCCTGCCCAAAGGACCCACCTGGCACAATGACCAGTTGCTGGTCCTCTAATAAAGCCTTGCAAAACTGATCGCTGTTCCAAGATTTCTTTTGTAAATAATAAGACACGTCTAACCAAAGATAAAAAGCTCCTTGGGGCTTCACAAAAGAGATATGTGGGACCTTTTCAAGTTCGCGGATGAACAGTTCACTTCTTGCTTTTAATAAAGATTTGGCCGTCTCTACATCGGGAGCAGATTTTTTAAGGGCCGCCTCGACTGCGGATTGGGCAATAGAGTTGGGACAACCTGTGGACTGGCTTTGAAAGCTCGACATAGCTTTAATGATAAATAAAGGGCCCACTCCCCATCCCATTCTCCATCCTGTCATCGCATAAGATTTAGAAGCCCCGTTGATACTTAAAATACGATCCTTAAGCTCAGGAGCTATATCTAGCAAATGTGGTGCGCGCTCAGAGCCATCCAACATAAGCAAGTTATAAATATCATCGCAAATAATAAATACAGACGGATGCTCTTGCACCACTGACGCCATAAACTTTAAATCTTCAACACTTAAAACCAAGCCTGAAGGATTATTGGGACTGTTAAGTAATAAAATTTTTGTCTTTTTGCTAAAGCTCTTCTTAAAAGCCTCTTGCTTTTCTGGGCTCATAGAAATGTCTTGCACATCTGCGGTCACGGCCTTTCCACCACACAGCTCGATCATATCTGGATAACTCACCCAAAAAGGATTCGGGAGAATCACTTCATCACCCTCATCCAATAAAGATTGGAAGGCAGAAAATAGACTATATTTAGCTCCTGTAGCGACACTCACGTTGTTTGCATTATAATCTGTTTTAAACTGTTGATTGAACTGTTCGGCAATGACTGTTCTTAAACTCACATTTCCTGCTGCGGGTGTATAACGTGTCTTCCCTTCCTCAATGGCAAGTACGGCCTCCTGTGCGGCTGCACTAACTGTGGGCCAATCAGGCTCCCCCACAGTTAAAGATAAGATGTCTATCCCCTGAGATTGAAGCTCTTTGGCTTTGGCCGCTAGGGCTAATGTTGCAGACTCTTTTAATTGTTGGGCTCTTTTAGAAAGCTGAATAGACATTTGCTTATTCCTTTACACTGTTAAGTTTTTTATCAAAGAACGCACTCACAACAGGTGTTACAAATTTTTGATATGGACCTTTAAAATGCGCAAGCTCTTTGATGGATCGCGAAGAGACATCTCGATATTCAGGTCGACAGCAAAAAAGCACAGTATCTATATTATCATTAACTTGGCGATTTATATTAGACAAAGTCTGTTCTTGAATGAAATCTGAAGAAGACCTGACTCCACGAACCATAAGTTTCAAATCCTTCTGTTCCAGATAATGAATAGTTAAGCCCGTCCAAATGTCCACATCCACATTGTCCAGATGTTGAATCGAAGCACGGATCATCTCCACCCGCTCTTTGGGAGTAAAAAAAGCCTCTTTTTCATAAGAGGTAGACACCAACACTGTCAGACGCGAAAAGGTGCGCGCAGCTCTTTCGATGATGTCCAAATGCCCTAAAGTCATGGGATCAAAACTTCCTGGATATACGGCCTTCATAAGTCCTCTTTATGTTTGTATACAGAGAGATGTTTGTCTCCGTATGACTTTCTTTTATAGAGCCTTATAACATCACCATATTGATCTTCAATCTTTTCATGCTTAGTAGACTCGATACATATAAACTTAAACGGGCCAAGGTCCGCTTGCCCTAACGCCGTCATCACCTCATCTGCCATGGTTTTAGTAAAAGGAGGATCTATCAAAATAAGATCGTAATCTATAGGATTTTTTTGAATAAATTTTAAAGCATCAGACTTTATAATTTTATAGCTCTCAGCAGGCACTTTAAGCTTATGGATATTTTCCTTAAGAATCTGGATGGACTTGATATGTGAATCTACAAAGTCCACATGCTCACAGCCCCTTGAGAGAGCCTCCAGCCCCAAAGAACCTGTCCCCGAAAAAAGATCCAACACCTTAGCGCCATCCACATACATCGCCATAAGGTTAAAAATGTCCTCTTTCACCCTATCTGTTGTGGGACGAATATTTGCAGCATCAAAAGCAACTAGCTTGTGCCCTCTATATTTTCCAGAAATGATCCTCACGATGGCTCCTTCACCAAGTCTAGGCAATGCTTAGCAAAATCATACACATCGTCAAAGGGTTTGCGCACAAAGTCTGTGGCCCCCTTAAGGATAAAGTCTTCTTTAGTGCCCCCAGCAGAATACGCTGAAATCATAACTACAGCCAAATTTTTAGAATCTAAAAAGCCCAACTCCTTGATCTTTTCCAAAACCTCAACGCCTCCGACATTAGGCATAAGTACGTCTAATATCACGAGTTGTGGTTGGAAATCTGGCCACAGTTGCAAAGCCTCATCTCCATCGGCCACCGACTGCACTTCATGTCCTTGGCGTTCAAAAACTTTATGCAAAGTTTTACGGATCAAAAGTTCATCGTCAGCAATTAAAATCTTCAAAACTTGGTCTTCCTTTGAAATTTATAACTCTTTTTACTTTAAAACTTTTTTCTAGAAAAAGACATTCTAAATCTGGCCCCAGTGAACTTCTGCCCTTCAACCTCTACATCTACAGAAGGCAAAAGTTGTAAATCTCCACCAGACTGTTCCATGATCAATTTAGAAAGGAACAAACCAATTCCTGTTCCCATATTTGTGGTTTTTGTAGAGAAAAAAGGGCTAAAGATTTGAGCTTCTAAACCCACAGCAATCCCATGGCCTGTGTCGATCACCTCAAGATAGGTGACCCCCTCTTCTTCTCCTGAACGAAGAAGAATCCCCCCCTTATAATCCATCGCCTGACACGAATTATGAATCAGATTAAAGAGCACCTGTTGCGTTAAGCCCTTAGAGCAGAACACCATGCGTTCCATGCCCTCATCTAAAACAAATCGAATATTACGGGTGACTGACTTCATCAAAATCAAAGTGCTTTCTACAAGAGACGTTACAGAGACTTCGTTCACCTCAATCTTAGATTCCGAGAACTCTTTAAGATTTCTGATGATGGAAAAGCAGCGATTTAGACCAGAATAGATCTCCTCAAGGTCGTCTCTAAAGTCATCCGCCTTGGGATCATTTAATAAAGTCTGCGTGCTCATTTTCATTCCCGTTAAGGGATTAGAAATACGATGAATGACAATGTCCACAAGATTCCCCAAATACGCAAATTTTTCTGACTTAATGAATTGACCCTTTAAGAGATTGATAGATTCTTTGTCTTCGTAATGGTGCACCCATAAACGCTGCTTGATTTCTGTCATCAGTTCAAAAGAAAACGAGTTCAAATCATATTTGGAATTAAGATTTATAGCACCTTCGGCAAAGGCTTTTTTGCCTTTATGAAAGTCTGTAATAGGACACTTCTCACATGGACTAT
This portion of the Pseudobdellovibrionaceae bacterium genome encodes:
- the rsmD gene encoding 16S rRNA (guanine(966)-N(2))-methyltransferase RsmD is translated as MRIISGKYRGHKLVAFDAANIRPTTDRVKEDIFNLMAMYVDGAKVLDLFSGTGSLGLEALSRGCEHVDFVDSHIKSIQILKENIHKLKVPAESYKIIKSDALKFIQKNPIDYDLILIDPPFTKTMADEVMTALGQADLGPFKFICIESTKHEKIEDQYGDVIRLYKRKSYGDKHLSVYKHKEDL
- the coaD gene encoding pantetheine-phosphate adenylyltransferase yields the protein MKAVYPGSFDPMTLGHLDIIERAARTFSRLTVLVSTSYEKEAFFTPKERVEMIRASIQHLDNVDVDIWTGLTIHYLEQKDLKLMVRGVRSSSDFIQEQTLSNINRQVNDNIDTVLFCCRPEYRDVSSRSIKELAHFKGPYQKFVTPVVSAFFDKKLNSVKE
- a CDS encoding response regulator, whose product is MKILIADDELLIRKTLHKVFERQGHEVQSVADGDEALQLWPDFQPQLVILDVLMPNVGGVEVLEKIKELGFLDSKNLAVVMISAYSAGGTKEDFILKGATDFVRKPFDDVYDFAKHCLDLVKEPS
- a CDS encoding pyridoxal phosphate-dependent aminotransferase, whose translation is MSIQLSKRAQQLKESATLALAAKAKELQSQGIDILSLTVGEPDWPTVSAAAQEAVLAIEEGKTRYTPAAGNVSLRTVIAEQFNQQFKTDYNANNVSVATGAKYSLFSAFQSLLDEGDEVILPNPFWVSYPDMIELCGGKAVTADVQDISMSPEKQEAFKKSFSKKTKILLLNSPNNPSGLVLSVEDLKFMASVVQEHPSVFIICDDIYNLLMLDGSERAPHLLDIAPELKDRILSINGASKSYAMTGWRMGWGVGPLFIIKAMSSFQSQSTGCPNSIAQSAVEAALKKSAPDVETAKSLLKARSELFIRELEKVPHISFVKPQGAFYLWLDVSYYLQKKSWNSDQFCKALLEDQQLVIVPGGSFGQDDYVRLSFAVDEKTILRSVERLHKFLQSL